In the Fibrobacter sp. genome, one interval contains:
- a CDS encoding leucine-rich repeat domain-containing protein encodes MNLLDVIAKAKAEKATTLDLSQQNLRLLPQELFELESLEELILDRNMLVELPDDIGNLKNLKKLSVSENDLMELPETIGELTKLEHLYLGYNSLSELPDSVGNLKNLQQVNIAKNQLLDLTNEVGKWTKVTKLSLHDNMLAEIPATLGKLKKLKKLYLDNNDLSSIPAALGKLESLEILMVSGNNLGAIPSEFGDLKKLKELVLDANQLATLPESLAECESLETISVIENPMEGGIPRVLQDKKGLKIDQ; translated from the coding sequence ATGAATTTGCTAGATGTAATTGCAAAAGCCAAGGCTGAAAAAGCAACAACACTGGACCTTTCCCAGCAGAACCTCCGTCTCCTCCCGCAGGAACTTTTCGAACTGGAATCCCTGGAGGAACTGATCCTTGACCGTAATATGTTGGTGGAACTCCCCGACGACATCGGCAATCTCAAGAATTTGAAAAAACTCTCCGTCAGCGAAAACGACCTGATGGAACTTCCCGAGACTATCGGCGAACTTACCAAGCTGGAACACCTGTACCTAGGTTACAACAGCCTGTCCGAACTTCCGGACTCCGTGGGCAACCTGAAGAACCTCCAGCAGGTAAACATCGCCAAGAACCAGCTTCTTGACCTGACCAACGAAGTAGGCAAGTGGACCAAGGTGACAAAGCTTAGCCTCCACGACAACATGCTGGCAGAAATCCCGGCAACCCTGGGCAAGCTCAAGAAGCTTAAGAAGCTTTACCTGGATAACAACGACCTCTCCAGCATTCCTGCCGCCCTCGGCAAACTGGAATCCCTGGAGATTCTCATGGTATCCGGCAACAACCTGGGCGCAATTCCCTCCGAATTCGGCGACCTGAAGAAGCTGAAGGAACTGGTCCTGGACGCAAACCAGCTGGCCACCCTGCCCGAAAGCCTGGCCGAATGCGAAAGCCTCGAGACAATTTCCGTTATCGAAAACCCCATGGAAGGCGGAATCCCTCGCGTCCTGCAAGACAAGAAGGGCCTGAAAATCGACCAGTAG
- a CDS encoding S41 family peptidase gives MKVNQERIPAKTDVKKTPSVFCFWVILLSAVWLAGCSDFLSPVDSTPSPTEYSYNYWLLEKTFLFEEELKELNLPAEGDSVSDLYKAVKPIDPYTRYYPPSKSEDVSIAINTSVVQGDVGMEYVLGSTDYPLFIYRVYPDGPAGRAGVPRYGNIIQVNGLDIMGESAYSTYDSILTYSKTMSMTVVSLAQDTLRFELTKEDVYAPTLFVDTTAEGVIVMNIREFKLNTADKVNGSHGELKAYLDSTANETAPRIIDLRNNPGGHVQQCIAMADLFVKQGPLSTRSWRTFDAYGNSQHKKATVSASSGDPGEKGKFILLVNRNSASCAEIFAAAVSEGAGVPVVGENSFGKGIGQTTWKTYAKGLAIITNLEFLTPKGNSYHKNGIQPDYPCENVSLQCGVEAIKKYYGQSKAAKKTQSEQGPLFETDFPIVRNHQFIGGALLDEAYVR, from the coding sequence ATGAAGGTAAACCAGGAAAGAATTCCCGCAAAAACCGATGTGAAAAAAACTCCATCGGTTTTTTGCTTTTGGGTCATTCTGTTATCTGCAGTATGGTTAGCGGGTTGCAGCGACTTCCTTTCGCCAGTAGATAGTACCCCCTCCCCTACCGAGTACTCCTACAACTACTGGCTTCTAGAAAAAACCTTCCTCTTTGAGGAGGAACTAAAGGAACTGAACCTTCCGGCAGAAGGGGACTCTGTTTCAGACCTCTACAAGGCTGTGAAGCCTATCGATCCGTACACTCGCTACTACCCACCGTCAAAGAGCGAAGACGTTAGCATCGCCATCAACACGAGTGTTGTCCAAGGTGACGTTGGCATGGAGTACGTCCTGGGCAGTACTGATTATCCTTTGTTTATTTACCGAGTCTACCCGGATGGTCCAGCAGGGCGGGCGGGCGTTCCGCGCTACGGAAATATCATCCAAGTCAACGGGCTCGACATCATGGGAGAAAGCGCCTACAGCACCTACGATTCCATCCTGACCTACTCCAAGACCATGTCCATGACCGTTGTCTCCCTGGCTCAGGATACACTACGCTTCGAGCTGACAAAGGAAGACGTCTACGCCCCCACCCTGTTCGTCGACACAACTGCTGAAGGCGTCATCGTCATGAACATCCGCGAGTTTAAACTGAATACCGCAGACAAGGTCAACGGATCCCATGGAGAACTAAAGGCCTATCTAGACTCCACTGCAAATGAAACTGCGCCGCGAATCATTGACTTGAGAAACAATCCCGGCGGCCACGTGCAACAGTGCATTGCCATGGCAGACTTGTTCGTGAAGCAGGGGCCCCTTTCCACAAGATCCTGGAGAACCTTTGACGCCTACGGAAACTCGCAGCACAAGAAGGCAACCGTTTCTGCCAGCTCCGGAGATCCTGGCGAAAAAGGCAAGTTCATTCTGCTGGTGAACAGGAACAGCGCCAGTTGCGCAGAAATTTTTGCAGCAGCGGTTTCCGAGGGCGCAGGCGTTCCTGTGGTCGGGGAAAACAGCTTCGGCAAGGGCATCGGCCAAACCACATGGAAAACCTATGCCAAGGGCCTCGCCATTATTACCAACCTGGAATTTCTAACCCCAAAGGGAAACTCCTACCACAAGAATGGCATTCAGCCAGACTACCCCTGTGAAAACGTCTCACTCCAGTGCGGGGTCGAGGCTATCAAGAAATATTACGGCCAGAGCAAGGCTGCAAAAAAAACACAGTCGGAACAAGGGCCTCTGTTTGAAACGGATTTTCCCATCGTTAGGAATCATCAATTTATCGGGGGGGCTCTGCTTGACGAAGCTTATGTCAGGTAA
- a CDS encoding S41 family peptidase, giving the protein MKLSKVCAAVALSLGLSFIGCSSDGSSDGINLPQNQWDPEDGTYTQEEIELLFNNELLGLFYMEAKNELKDADAYMGKGSTSSVYSKSACTGPYVDVCYMYEQLSDNFTRYFDPNYAAQILSLLTESESAVGVGIQVELTPDGSIVITEVWDNSPASGLLSVGDTIVSVDGTTPTSISAFDKLVSGDEGDKIVFEIRNEKEIMVAVTLGEFLAPTVYLDFVDSIPVVRITEFTEETSSDSGTYGEFMSMAKKINDYKSMVVDLRGNPGGDVSQCSNIAAEFLSKNDTIITLVETNVDSTVKHGVAIDYFQILDTTTYIASENGVINDKYVVFLADENSASCAEILLAAVTAQNKTPVVGKTTYGKGIGQMVMTTYADGLALITGLKMIDKNGDSYHKMGIEPDHVITDADEQLKTAVDIAKEASEKRVAGYGKVPTGNFKKVKALGPLGIPASKADFYNLLTGPYTIKNFKK; this is encoded by the coding sequence ATGAAATTATCTAAAGTCTGTGCGGCAGTGGCACTAAGCCTTGGGCTATCCTTCATAGGATGTTCTTCGGACGGATCCAGTGATGGAATCAACCTCCCTCAGAACCAATGGGACCCCGAAGATGGCACTTACACCCAGGAAGAAATCGAGTTGCTGTTCAACAACGAGCTTCTCGGTTTATTCTATATGGAAGCCAAGAATGAACTGAAGGACGCTGACGCCTATATGGGTAAGGGCAGCACCAGCAGCGTGTATTCCAAGAGCGCCTGTACCGGTCCCTATGTGGATGTGTGCTACATGTACGAACAGTTGAGTGACAACTTTACCCGATACTTCGATCCGAATTACGCCGCTCAAATTCTTTCCTTGCTGACTGAATCAGAATCTGCCGTAGGCGTTGGAATCCAAGTTGAATTGACACCCGATGGAAGCATCGTCATTACCGAAGTGTGGGACAACAGTCCTGCCAGCGGCCTGCTTTCCGTTGGCGACACGATTGTTTCCGTTGACGGAACAACGCCAACCTCTATTTCCGCCTTTGACAAACTGGTTTCTGGCGACGAAGGCGATAAAATCGTTTTCGAGATTCGAAACGAAAAGGAAATCATGGTCGCCGTCACCCTCGGCGAATTCTTGGCACCCACAGTCTATCTCGATTTTGTCGATTCCATCCCTGTTGTACGGATCACAGAATTTACCGAGGAAACATCCAGCGATAGCGGAACCTACGGCGAGTTCATGAGCATGGCCAAGAAAATCAACGACTACAAGTCCATGGTCGTAGACCTCCGCGGTAATCCCGGTGGAGACGTCAGCCAGTGCAGCAACATCGCTGCCGAATTCCTGAGCAAGAATGACACCATTATTACCTTAGTCGAAACCAATGTTGACTCCACGGTAAAGCACGGTGTTGCCATCGACTACTTCCAGATCTTAGACACAACAACGTACATTGCCAGCGAGAACGGAGTAATCAACGACAAGTACGTGGTTTTCCTTGCCGACGAGAATTCCGCCAGCTGCGCAGAAATTTTGTTAGCTGCAGTCACCGCACAAAACAAGACTCCTGTTGTAGGCAAGACCACCTACGGAAAGGGAATCGGTCAAATGGTCATGACCACTTATGCAGATGGCCTTGCTCTCATCACCGGCCTTAAGATGATAGACAAGAATGGCGATTCGTACCATAAGATGGGCATTGAACCCGACCATGTCATCACCGATGCAGACGAACAGTTGAAAACAGCTGTGGACATCGCCAAGGAAGCCTCGGAAAAACGCGTAGCGGGCTACGGCAAGGTTCCCACAGGCAACTTCAAGAAAGTCAAAGCCCTCGGCCCCCTTGGCATTCCCGCAAGCAAGGCAGACTTCTACAACCTGCTGACAGGCCCCTACACAATAAAGAACTTCAAGAAGTAA
- a CDS encoding M23 family metallopeptidase encodes MLRFTLTALLFALCLMGCNEQEKIQNLKEEGEGLRARIDSLQQVISQTQQLPGNWTVENDTVRAGDGLFQVLQRMRISQTERGKIVLGMQDSVELSKLRVGQVFFAALDSTGSVQRFRYAPNPATIHIMSKTDTGYVYSRIEKPVVRRQSVFEGALTEGSTLNGTLFKVGIPGRMVGIVSGVLQCKVAFPMARAGDKFRILLEETFYQDSIWISGKVVYAEFDGRIVGHHEAFRYEDPDPKSSFNAHYTETGEALVYDGLRYPLDRLHVTSPYGTRIHPITGQRKAHHGIDYGNPSGTPVYAVAEGVVTVSGYDEYSGNKIAIRHRDNSESWYMHLSARGVGVGAKVAPRQVIGRVGSTGRSTGPHLHFGFKNEKGSWINPSSKTMIATPKLEGERLGRLQKQVAEIRTQIEKTLASPAVKANDTTDVMVRMRNLD; translated from the coding sequence GTGCTTCGTTTTACACTGACCGCGTTATTGTTTGCTCTTTGTCTAATGGGATGTAACGAGCAAGAAAAAATTCAGAACTTGAAAGAAGAAGGCGAAGGTTTACGCGCAAGAATAGACTCCTTGCAGCAGGTTATTTCGCAAACGCAGCAGCTACCTGGCAATTGGACTGTGGAAAACGATACGGTTCGTGCTGGGGATGGCTTGTTCCAGGTGCTTCAGCGCATGCGTATTTCCCAGACGGAACGTGGTAAGATTGTCCTCGGAATGCAGGATAGTGTTGAACTTTCCAAGCTTCGCGTAGGCCAGGTGTTTTTTGCAGCGTTGGATTCTACAGGCAGTGTCCAGCGATTTCGTTATGCGCCCAATCCCGCGACAATTCACATTATGAGTAAGACCGACACGGGTTACGTCTACAGCCGTATTGAAAAGCCCGTTGTTCGTCGTCAGTCTGTCTTCGAGGGCGCCCTTACCGAAGGTAGTACCTTGAACGGAACCTTGTTCAAGGTGGGTATCCCGGGACGTATGGTGGGAATCGTCAGCGGAGTTCTCCAGTGCAAGGTGGCTTTCCCTATGGCCCGAGCCGGTGACAAGTTCCGCATCCTTCTGGAAGAAACCTTCTACCAGGATTCCATCTGGATTAGCGGTAAGGTTGTGTATGCCGAGTTCGACGGCCGCATCGTTGGTCATCATGAGGCGTTCCGCTACGAGGATCCAGATCCCAAGAGCTCCTTTAACGCACACTATACAGAAACAGGCGAGGCTCTGGTATACGATGGTCTCCGCTACCCGCTGGACCGTTTGCATGTGACTAGCCCCTACGGAACTCGCATCCATCCTATTACCGGTCAGCGTAAGGCTCATCATGGTATTGACTACGGCAATCCTTCTGGAACGCCGGTCTATGCCGTTGCCGAAGGTGTGGTTACGGTTTCTGGCTATGACGAATATAGTGGAAACAAGATTGCAATCCGCCATCGTGACAATTCCGAAAGCTGGTACATGCACCTGTCTGCCCGTGGGGTAGGCGTTGGAGCCAAGGTGGCTCCCCGTCAGGTTATCGGTCGTGTGGGTTCCACAGGACGTAGCACTGGCCCTCACCTTCATTTTGGCTTCAAGAACGAAAAGGGCTCCTGGATTAATCCGTCCAGCAAGACCATGATTGCTACACCTAAGCTTGAGGGCGAACGTCTTGGCCGCCTTCAGAAGCAGGTTGCTGAAATCCGTACGCAGATCGAAAAGACCTTGGCTTCGCCTGCAGTCAAGGCCAACGATACCACCGATGTGATGGTCCGTATGAGAAACCTGGACTAA
- a CDS encoding FKBP-type peptidyl-prolyl cis-trans isomerase, producing the protein MNKKMIVAAGALALAMTGCDQLCNGGAAKTKTTLVTDKDKYSYALGAHFGNQAHFQLVTRDSIDLDIDVFIQAFKERYNEDSAHFLMNDSIIFQTLTDLSQARQAEKAAKDSIAAENNKAAGEAFLAQNKTAEGVVTTESGLQYKVITEGKADGATPTDGHIVKVHYTGTLLDGTKFDSSVDRGEPLEFPINAVIPGWTEMLKLMKVGEKVAAWIPSDIAYGPRGRAPQIPGNSVLVFEMELIDTHSAEEPKVEEPKAEAKPAPKAAKKAAPKAEAKPAAAAAPAAAPAAAPAEAAPAAAN; encoded by the coding sequence ATGAACAAAAAAATGATTGTTGCCGCAGGTGCTCTCGCTCTCGCCATGACTGGTTGTGACCAGCTTTGCAATGGCGGTGCCGCAAAGACTAAGACTACTCTCGTTACCGATAAGGATAAGTACAGCTACGCTCTCGGTGCTCACTTTGGTAACCAGGCTCATTTCCAGTTGGTCACCCGCGACTCCATCGATTTGGATATCGACGTTTTCATTCAGGCTTTCAAGGAACGTTATAACGAAGATTCCGCTCATTTCCTGATGAACGATTCCATCATTTTCCAGACTCTGACCGACCTTTCCCAGGCTCGTCAGGCTGAAAAGGCCGCCAAGGATAGCATTGCTGCCGAAAATAACAAGGCTGCTGGTGAAGCATTCCTTGCTCAGAACAAGACTGCCGAAGGCGTTGTTACCACTGAATCTGGCCTTCAGTACAAGGTAATTACCGAAGGTAAGGCCGATGGCGCAACTCCGACTGATGGCCATATCGTCAAGGTTCACTACACCGGTACTCTTCTGGACGGCACCAAGTTCGACAGCTCTGTCGACCGTGGCGAACCTCTGGAATTCCCCATCAACGCCGTGATTCCGGGTTGGACCGAAATGCTCAAGCTCATGAAGGTTGGCGAAAAGGTTGCCGCATGGATTCCTAGCGATATCGCTTACGGTCCTCGTGGTCGTGCTCCGCAGATTCCGGGCAATAGCGTTCTCGTATTCGAAATGGAATTGATCGATACTCATTCTGCAGAAGAACCCAAGGTCGAAGAACCTAAGGCTGAAGCAAAGCCGGCTCCCAAGGCTGCAAAGAAGGCTGCTCCCAAGGCTGAAGCAAAGCCCGCTGCTGCTGCCGCTCCTGCCGCAGCACCCGCTGCCGCACCTGCTGAAGCTGCTCCCGCTGCAGCAAACTAA
- the glmS gene encoding glutamine--fructose-6-phosphate transaminase (isomerizing) codes for MCGIVAYIGQSEALPILVGGLKKLEYRGYDSSGISIYNDGKISTVRASGKISALEAKLSASPVFGHMGIAHTRWATHGAPTEQNAHPHTSFDGKISIVHNGIIENYAVLKKRLQAEGIEFKSETDTEVVSHLIAKYYKGNLKDAVLKAISKIEGTFGLAVICTEEPETMIGARRGSPLILGIGQNEFYLASDVSAIISHTQKVVYLDDNDVVEIKNGNYALLNTNSQPVRHEVQDVEFDADAIAKGGFAHFMLKEIFEQPEVLRNTMRGRLMFAEGNAKLAGLDTNIKELRNINRIIITACGTSYYAGMVGEYMIEDLAGVPVEVEYASEFRYRNPIIKPGTLVLAISQSGETADTLAALKEAQQKGATALAICNGVGSTIARTSDGGVYLHAGPEIGVASTKAFTSQVTVLAMIALLLGRQRRLSFEGGADLVKAMQELPDLAEQTLKLSDQIAGIAQKYAKATNFLYLGRHYNYPVAMEGALKLKEISYIHAEGYPAAEMKHGPIALIDENMPVVVIAPKDALFDKVISNVREIKARGGKVIAITTEDCHPLDEIADHLIKVPKTSSMLMPILTCIPLQLMAYHIAVLRGNDVDQPRNLAKSVTVE; via the coding sequence ATGTGCGGAATTGTTGCCTACATCGGCCAAAGCGAAGCACTTCCCATTCTCGTGGGAGGTCTCAAAAAACTGGAATATCGCGGCTACGACAGCTCGGGTATTTCTATTTACAACGATGGGAAAATCAGCACAGTCCGCGCTTCGGGCAAGATCAGCGCCTTGGAAGCAAAGCTTTCCGCAAGTCCGGTCTTTGGACATATGGGCATCGCCCACACCCGTTGGGCAACCCACGGAGCCCCTACCGAGCAGAACGCACATCCCCACACCAGTTTCGACGGAAAGATTTCCATCGTACATAACGGCATTATCGAAAACTACGCTGTCTTAAAGAAGCGTTTGCAGGCCGAAGGCATTGAATTTAAGTCCGAGACCGATACCGAAGTCGTGTCCCATTTGATTGCAAAGTATTACAAGGGCAACCTCAAGGACGCCGTACTGAAGGCAATTTCCAAGATTGAAGGAACCTTCGGCTTGGCAGTCATCTGCACTGAAGAACCCGAAACCATGATTGGCGCACGCCGAGGCAGCCCCTTGATTCTCGGCATTGGCCAAAACGAATTCTACCTGGCTAGCGACGTTTCCGCCATCATCAGCCACACCCAGAAAGTGGTATACCTGGATGATAACGACGTGGTTGAAATCAAGAACGGCAACTACGCTCTGCTGAACACCAACAGCCAGCCAGTCCGGCACGAAGTTCAAGACGTTGAATTTGATGCCGACGCCATCGCCAAGGGCGGTTTCGCCCACTTCATGCTAAAGGAAATCTTTGAACAGCCCGAAGTTCTTCGCAACACCATGCGCGGCCGCCTCATGTTTGCCGAAGGCAATGCAAAGCTCGCAGGCCTCGACACCAACATCAAGGAACTGCGAAACATCAACCGAATCATTATTACCGCCTGTGGCACCAGCTACTACGCCGGTATGGTTGGCGAATACATGATCGAAGACTTGGCAGGCGTTCCTGTTGAAGTGGAATACGCCTCCGAGTTCCGCTACAGAAACCCCATTATCAAGCCGGGCACCCTTGTTCTCGCCATCAGCCAGTCCGGCGAAACCGCAGATACTCTTGCTGCCCTTAAGGAAGCCCAGCAGAAGGGAGCAACCGCCCTTGCCATTTGTAACGGAGTCGGCTCTACTATCGCCCGTACAAGCGATGGCGGCGTATACCTCCATGCCGGTCCCGAAATCGGCGTTGCCAGCACCAAGGCCTTCACATCCCAGGTTACCGTTCTCGCCATGATCGCCCTCTTGCTGGGTCGCCAGCGTAGGCTTTCCTTCGAAGGCGGCGCTGACCTGGTCAAGGCTATGCAGGAACTTCCGGATTTGGCAGAGCAGACTTTGAAACTTTCCGACCAGATTGCAGGCATCGCCCAGAAGTACGCAAAGGCAACCAACTTCCTGTACCTGGGTCGCCACTACAACTACCCTGTGGCCATGGAAGGCGCTCTGAAGCTCAAGGAAATCAGCTACATTCATGCAGAAGGCTACCCTGCTGCAGAAATGAAGCACGGCCCCATTGCCCTCATCGACGAAAACATGCCGGTGGTGGTTATCGCTCCTAAGGACGCCCTCTTCGACAAGGTCATCAGCAACGTTCGTGAAATCAAGGCCCGCGGTGGCAAGGTTATCGCCATCACCACCGAAGATTGCCACCCGCTGGATGAAATTGCAGACCACTTGATCAAGGTCCCCAAGACCAGCAGCATGTTAATGCCCATCCTTACCTGCATTCCTCTGCAGCTTATGGCCTACCACATCGCAGTGCTTCGCGGCAACGATGTGGACCAGCCCCGTAACCTGGCCAAGAGCGTAACGGTGGAATAG